A region of Pseudomonas marginalis DNA encodes the following proteins:
- a CDS encoding bifunctional nitrate reductase/sulfite reductase flavoprotein subunit alpha has product MANQSVRSVCPYCGVGCGIIMQVEHNKVVKVIGDKAHPTNFGRLCTKGTTCGQAIAESGRMENAYLREKRDHDPVRIAMDTAISETAGRLRGILDSHGPDALSFYVSGQMSLEAQYLINKLAKGFVRTNNVESNSRLCMASAGSGYKLSLGSDGPPGSYEDFDRADLFFVIGANMADCHPILFLRMMDRVKAGAKLIVVDPRRSATADKADLYLPIKPGTDLALLNGLLHLLVKNGHTDPAFIAAFTEGWEAMPGFLEDYPPHTVAEITGLAEADIRQAADWIGAAAEWMSCWTMGLNQSTHGTWNTNALCNLHLATGAICRPGSGPFSLTGQPNAMGGREMGYMGPGLPGQRSVLVEADRAFIEDLWQIPPGSLPRQVGRGTVALFEQMSAGQIKACWIICTNPVASAPNRRKVIEGLQAAELVITQDAFLDTETNRYADILLPGALWAEAEGVMINSERNLTLMQKAVEPPGQTLPDWQIIARVASEMGFAEAFTYASAAEVFDEIKRAWNPKTGYDIRGASHQRLRAQPLQWPCASDAGADRNPIRYLNTGTLRFATDNGKGQFLARPHMPPAEMPDEAFPFVLNTGRLQHQWHTLTKTGKVATLNKLNPGPFVELHPEDAASLGIQDKDRVEVRSQRGRAVLPAVVTDRVQPGNCFAPFHWNDVFGENLAINAVTNDAVDPISLQPEFKFCAVALARVELIDHQFLDGPVSQDLPPLVEDLTLSRLDAFADIAGIRNLPAPTLSDSERTYLAGFLSGLRSEAGRLAAGVPVMPTHAPLTKDSRLWLDGLLGGLFSRADVSAIAATPSPAVTLLWASQTGNAEALAERFAKRLRDAGISVELSAMADFPASKLASTQNLALISSTFGDGDPPDNGEGFWHSLSTAEMRLESLRFAVLALGDPNYDQFCKHGQRLDQRLLELGATRLLERVDCDTEFEERAYAWLAQLQHSLNPAKAATLAPPATPAGKTKLHGSRLLLNRHLNPQSTHKETRQFALDLTDSGLSYEAGDALGVMPRNCPELVSELLDLTRLDASACVNIDTFGDVPLHQALTQRFEIARPSSDTLAFIAERSANPGLKRLLSPEHKTELQAWLWGRQLVDVLHEYPIDCSADELLGTLKRLQPRLYSIASSAKAYPQEVHLTVAAVRYGKRKGVSSTFLADRAADSEVPLFVQPSKHFRTPADGDVPMIMIGPGTGVAPFRAFLQERRAQGHQGRNWLFFGEQHAASDFYYQDELQGMQHEGLLTHLSLAFSRDQAQKVYVQDRIQEHGAELWRWLQDGAQLYICGDASHMAKDVDHALRQVAQTHGGLGVEGAVEYWRQLSEQKRYLRDVY; this is encoded by the coding sequence ATGGCAAACCAAAGCGTACGCAGTGTGTGTCCCTATTGTGGTGTGGGCTGCGGCATCATCATGCAGGTCGAGCACAATAAGGTGGTCAAGGTCATCGGTGACAAGGCCCACCCCACCAACTTCGGCCGCCTGTGCACCAAAGGCACCACCTGCGGGCAGGCCATCGCCGAGTCCGGGCGGATGGAAAACGCCTACCTGCGCGAGAAGCGTGACCACGACCCGGTGCGCATCGCCATGGACACCGCCATCAGCGAAACCGCCGGGCGCCTGCGCGGCATCCTCGACAGCCACGGGCCGGATGCCCTGTCCTTTTACGTCTCCGGGCAAATGTCCCTGGAAGCCCAGTACCTGATCAATAAACTGGCCAAGGGCTTTGTGCGCACCAACAACGTCGAGTCCAACTCGCGGCTGTGCATGGCCAGCGCCGGCAGCGGCTACAAGCTTTCCCTCGGTTCCGATGGGCCGCCGGGCTCCTATGAAGACTTCGACCGCGCCGACCTGTTCTTCGTGATCGGCGCCAATATGGCCGACTGTCACCCGATCCTGTTCCTGCGCATGATGGACCGGGTCAAGGCCGGGGCGAAGCTGATCGTGGTCGATCCACGGCGCAGCGCCACCGCCGACAAAGCCGACCTGTACCTGCCGATCAAACCGGGCACCGACCTCGCCCTGCTCAATGGCCTGTTGCACCTGCTGGTCAAGAACGGCCACACCGACCCGGCCTTTATTGCCGCGTTCACCGAGGGCTGGGAGGCCATGCCCGGCTTTCTCGAGGACTACCCGCCGCACACGGTCGCCGAGATCACCGGCCTGGCCGAAGCAGACATCCGCCAGGCTGCCGACTGGATAGGCGCGGCTGCCGAGTGGATGAGCTGCTGGACCATGGGCCTCAACCAAAGCACCCACGGCACCTGGAACACCAACGCCCTGTGCAACCTGCACCTGGCCACCGGCGCCATCTGCCGCCCCGGCAGCGGGCCGTTTTCCCTCACTGGCCAACCCAATGCCATGGGCGGCCGTGAGATGGGCTACATGGGCCCTGGCCTGCCGGGGCAACGCTCGGTACTGGTGGAGGCCGACCGCGCATTTATCGAAGACCTCTGGCAGATCCCCCCAGGCAGCCTGCCGCGCCAAGTCGGCCGCGGCACCGTGGCGCTGTTCGAGCAGATGAGCGCCGGGCAGATCAAGGCCTGCTGGATCATCTGCACCAACCCGGTGGCCAGCGCGCCCAATCGCCGCAAGGTCATCGAAGGCCTGCAAGCCGCCGAACTGGTGATCACCCAGGACGCCTTCCTCGACACCGAGACCAACCGCTACGCCGACATCCTGCTGCCCGGCGCGCTGTGGGCCGAGGCCGAAGGGGTGATGATCAACTCCGAGCGCAACCTGACCCTAATGCAAAAAGCCGTCGAACCACCGGGCCAAACCTTGCCCGACTGGCAGATCATCGCCAGGGTCGCGAGTGAAATGGGCTTTGCCGAAGCCTTCACCTATGCCAGCGCCGCCGAGGTCTTCGACGAGATCAAGCGCGCCTGGAACCCCAAGACCGGCTATGACATTCGCGGCGCCAGCCATCAACGGCTGCGCGCGCAACCGCTGCAATGGCCCTGCGCTTCAGACGCGGGCGCCGACCGCAACCCGATCCGCTACCTGAATACAGGCACGCTCAGATTCGCCACCGACAACGGCAAGGGCCAGTTCCTGGCGCGCCCACATATGCCGCCGGCGGAGATGCCGGATGAGGCCTTCCCTTTCGTGCTCAACACCGGGCGTTTGCAGCACCAGTGGCATACCCTGACCAAGACCGGCAAGGTCGCCACCCTGAACAAACTCAACCCCGGCCCCTTCGTCGAACTGCACCCCGAAGACGCCGCCAGCCTGGGCATCCAGGACAAGGACCGCGTGGAGGTGCGCTCCCAGCGCGGGCGTGCCGTGCTGCCTGCGGTGGTCACCGACCGCGTGCAGCCGGGCAACTGTTTTGCGCCTTTCCACTGGAACGATGTATTTGGCGAAAACCTGGCGATCAACGCGGTGACCAACGACGCGGTCGATCCGATTTCCCTGCAACCCGAGTTCAAGTTCTGTGCCGTCGCCCTGGCCCGGGTCGAGTTGATCGATCACCAGTTTCTCGATGGGCCGGTCTCGCAAGACTTGCCCCCCTTAGTAGAGGACCTCACCCTGTCGCGCCTCGACGCCTTCGCCGATATTGCCGGCATCCGCAACCTGCCGGCGCCGACACTGAGCGATAGCGAGCGTACTTACCTCGCAGGTTTCCTCAGCGGTCTGCGCTCCGAGGCCGGGCGCCTGGCAGCGGGTGTGCCGGTGATGCCAACCCATGCGCCGCTGACCAAGGATTCCCGACTGTGGCTGGACGGTTTGCTCGGCGGATTGTTCAGCCGCGCAGACGTCAGCGCCATCGCCGCAACGCCCTCCCCGGCCGTCACCCTGTTATGGGCCTCCCAGACCGGCAACGCCGAAGCCCTCGCCGAGCGATTCGCCAAGCGCCTGCGCGACGCCGGTATCAGCGTCGAGCTCAGCGCGATGGCGGATTTCCCGGCCAGCAAACTGGCGAGCACACAAAACCTGGCGCTGATCAGCAGCACCTTCGGCGATGGCGACCCGCCCGACAACGGCGAAGGCTTCTGGCACAGCCTCAGCACCGCCGAGATGCGCCTGGAGTCGCTGCGCTTTGCGGTACTGGCCCTGGGCGATCCGAATTACGACCAGTTTTGCAAGCACGGCCAGCGACTCGACCAGCGCTTGCTGGAGCTGGGCGCGACCCGCCTGCTGGAGCGCGTGGATTGCGACACCGAATTCGAAGAGCGCGCCTATGCCTGGCTGGCACAGTTGCAACACAGCCTCAACCCGGCCAAAGCCGCGACGCTCGCCCCACCCGCCACACCGGCCGGCAAAACCAAGCTGCATGGCTCACGGCTGCTGCTCAACCGGCACCTGAACCCGCAGAGCACCCACAAGGAAACCCGCCAGTTCGCCCTGGACCTGACCGACTCCGGGCTGAGCTATGAAGCCGGTGATGCCCTGGGAGTGATGCCGCGCAACTGCCCGGAGCTGGTCAGCGAACTGCTCGACCTGACCCGCCTGGATGCCAGTGCCTGCGTGAACATCGACACCTTCGGCGATGTACCGCTGCACCAGGCATTGACCCAGCGTTTCGAAATCGCCCGCCCCAGCAGCGACACCCTGGCCTTTATCGCCGAGCGCAGTGCCAACCCAGGCCTTAAGCGCCTGCTGAGCCCCGAGCACAAGACCGAACTGCAGGCTTGGCTGTGGGGCCGGCAACTGGTGGATGTGTTGCACGAATACCCCATCGATTGCTCGGCGGACGAACTGCTCGGCACCCTCAAGCGCCTGCAACCACGTTTGTATTCAATCGCCTCCAGCGCCAAGGCCTACCCGCAGGAAGTGCACCTCACCGTGGCCGCCGTGCGCTATGGCAAGCGCAAGGGCGTATCCTCGACCTTCCTCGCCGACCGCGCCGCAGACAGCGAGGTGCCGTTGTTCGTGCAGCCGTCCAAGCACTTCCGCACACCGGCCGACGGCGACGTGCCGATGATCATGATCGGCCCCGGCACCGGTGTGGCGCCGTTCCGCGCGTTTTTGCAGGAACGTCGGGCCCAGGGACACCAGGGCCGCAACTGGCTGTTCTTTGGCGAGCAACACGCGGCCAGCGACTTTTACTACCAGGACGAACTGCAAGGCATGCAGCACGAAGGCTTGCTCACTCACCTGAGCCTGGCGTTCTCCCGAGACCAGGCGCAGAAGGTCTACGTGCAGGACCGCATCCAGGAACACGGCGCCGAGCTGTGGCGCTGGCTGCAGGACGGCGCGCAGCTGTATATCTGCGGGGATGCCAGCCACATGGCCAAGGACGTCGACCACGCCCTGCGCCAGGTGGCGCAAACCCACGGCGGGCTTGGCGTTGAGGGCGCCGTGGAGTACTGGCGCCAGTTGAGCGAACAGAAGCGCTATCTGCGTGATGTCTACTGA
- a CDS encoding methyl-accepting chemotaxis protein, whose product MNEAAGRQREAVELVSTAFNEMVATANEVARSCSSAAESAENGHRRVAEGKQQIEVTTDNVNRLGRRLTESSDAMVELEAGSRSINQIIGTIRAIAEQTNLLALNAAIEAARAGDQGRGFAVVADEVRALAKRTSDSTGEIEHLLGTLENKTQEVTQKMGSCLDLSRASVSSIESARDSFEGIQLSVNEIRDQNLQISAAAEEQHSVAEEINRHIQQIYDEARLVESLANSAQDDSGRLANLSDELNGLVGRFKS is encoded by the coding sequence ATGAACGAAGCCGCCGGGCGCCAGCGCGAGGCGGTGGAACTGGTGTCCACCGCGTTCAACGAAATGGTCGCCACTGCCAACGAAGTCGCGCGTTCATGCAGCAGTGCGGCAGAGTCGGCGGAGAACGGCCATCGCCGGGTGGCCGAGGGCAAGCAACAGATCGAAGTCACCACCGATAACGTCAACCGCCTGGGCCGCCGCTTGACCGAGTCGTCCGACGCCATGGTCGAACTCGAAGCCGGCAGCCGCAGCATCAACCAGATCATCGGCACCATTCGCGCGATTGCCGAACAGACCAACCTGCTGGCACTCAATGCCGCCATCGAGGCCGCCCGTGCCGGCGACCAGGGCCGTGGTTTTGCCGTGGTCGCCGACGAGGTGCGCGCGTTGGCCAAGCGCACCTCCGACTCCACCGGCGAGATCGAGCACCTGCTCGGCACCCTGGAAAACAAGACCCAGGAAGTCACGCAAAAAATGGGCAGTTGCCTGGACCTGTCACGGGCCAGTGTGTCGTCCATCGAAAGCGCGCGCGACAGCTTTGAAGGCATCCAGCTGTCGGTCAACGAGATCCGCGACCAGAACCTGCAAATCTCCGCCGCCGCCGAGGAGCAACACAGTGTGGCCGAAGAGATCAACCGGCATATCCAGCAGATCTACGACGAGGCGCGCCTGGTGGAAAGCCTGGCCAACTCGGCGCAGGACGACTCGGGGCGCTTGGCGAATCTGTCGGATGAGTTGAATGGCCTGGTGGGGCGCTTCAAGTCCTGA
- a CDS encoding nucleotidyltransferase domain-containing protein produces the protein MSTPSAGIDADGFILTVPDTPVQREYQPLLADVCASLSRDDLGLDGLYLYGSVARGDAIPGVSDLDLTLVLREPATAELLARLEAVRCALEQRHPLVTKVDFDIGHRAQVLAAENRNGWGFWLKHQCRCLWGNDLSVHFERFRPSRDIALAVNGDFHAVLSAYLTRIACADTETQRLSLQREASRKLIRSTHVLLSEDASTWPRTLEEHVAMFVRGYPQRVTHLAFFLFEARNPGATMENFTTRLRAFLDWMASPIVDTVLSSTA, from the coding sequence ATGAGTACGCCTTCTGCGGGCATCGACGCGGACGGTTTTATCCTCACCGTCCCCGACACCCCCGTGCAGCGTGAATACCAGCCGTTGCTGGCGGACGTCTGCGCGTCGCTCTCGAGGGACGACCTGGGCCTGGACGGCCTCTATCTCTACGGCAGTGTCGCAAGGGGCGACGCCATTCCCGGTGTTTCCGACCTCGACCTCACCCTGGTGCTGCGCGAGCCGGCAACGGCGGAGCTATTGGCCCGGCTGGAGGCAGTCCGCTGTGCACTGGAGCAGCGGCATCCCCTTGTCACCAAGGTGGATTTCGATATCGGCCACCGCGCGCAAGTACTGGCGGCGGAAAACCGCAACGGGTGGGGTTTCTGGCTCAAACACCAGTGCCGCTGCCTGTGGGGCAATGATCTGTCAGTGCATTTCGAACGGTTTCGGCCATCCCGTGACATCGCGCTGGCGGTAAATGGTGATTTTCACGCCGTATTGAGCGCGTACCTCACGCGCATCGCGTGCGCCGACACCGAAACGCAGCGCCTTAGCTTGCAGCGCGAGGCTTCACGCAAGCTGATCAGGTCCACCCATGTATTGCTTTCGGAAGATGCGTCGACATGGCCGCGCACCCTCGAAGAGCATGTGGCGATGTTCGTCCGGGGGTATCCGCAGCGGGTCACTCACCTTGCGTTCTTTCTCTTTGAGGCCAGGAACCCTGGCGCCACGATGGAAAACTTCACCACGCGGCTTCGAGCTTTTCTGGATTGGATGGCTTCACCCATCGTAGATACCGTCTTATCCAGCACCGCGTAA
- a CDS encoding AAA family ATPase, translating to MPTLHLLCGKIASGKSTLAKTLVAEHAAILLSEDTWLAQLYPGEILSIADYLRCAQRIRGVLGPLVINLLESGVNVVLDFPANTLANREWLLGLAQAAKVPHRLHYLELDDATCRARLHARNARGDHDFAATDAEFDLITRHFCVPSEAEGLVIEVHRP from the coding sequence ATACCAACCCTGCACCTGCTGTGCGGCAAGATCGCCTCGGGCAAGTCAACACTGGCCAAGACCCTGGTGGCCGAACACGCCGCCATCCTGCTCAGCGAAGACACCTGGCTCGCCCAGTTGTACCCCGGTGAAATCCTCTCGATCGCCGACTACCTGCGCTGTGCCCAGCGTATTCGCGGGGTGTTGGGCCCGTTGGTGATCAACCTGCTTGAATCCGGCGTCAACGTGGTGCTGGATTTTCCCGCCAATACCCTGGCCAATCGCGAATGGCTGCTGGGGTTGGCGCAGGCCGCCAAGGTGCCGCACCGCCTGCATTACCTCGAGCTGGACGACGCCACCTGCCGCGCAAGGCTGCATGCGCGCAATGCCCGGGGCGATCATGATTTCGCGGCGACGGATGCCGAGTTCGACCTGATCACCCGGCATTTCTGCGTGCCGAGCGAGGCGGAAGGGCTGGTGATCGAGGTGCATCGCCCATGA
- a CDS encoding DUF2231 domain-containing protein: MTTLPAYRYTPGPLHATLLAGTVPLFLGALLSDIAYTQTYQIQWANFASWLIGGALVFCGLAFLFALVNLLRAERKAGQPTRYVLLLLATWVLGLVNAFQHAKDAYASMPAGLIMSAVVLLLTLSATWTGLRSGGAK, encoded by the coding sequence ATGACAACCCTTCCCGCCTACCGATACACGCCGGGGCCGCTGCATGCGACCTTGCTGGCCGGCACCGTGCCGCTGTTTCTTGGTGCCTTGCTCAGCGACATTGCCTACACCCAGACCTACCAGATTCAATGGGCCAACTTTGCGTCCTGGTTGATTGGCGGTGCTCTGGTGTTCTGTGGGCTCGCGTTCCTGTTTGCGCTGGTCAACCTGCTTCGCGCCGAGCGCAAGGCGGGGCAACCCACGCGGTATGTCCTGCTGCTGTTAGCCACCTGGGTATTAGGGCTGGTCAATGCCTTTCAACATGCCAAGGATGCCTACGCCTCAATGCCTGCCGGGCTGATCATGTCGGCCGTCGTCTTGCTGCTGACACTGTCGGCCACCTGGACCGGCCTGCGCTCGGGAGGTGCCAAATGA
- a CDS encoding PQQ-dependent sugar dehydrogenase — translation MKTSHTLSVLSAALLLSACGGEGDKTQARGPDPTLPEQQSSLLPSMKIAEPTPWGDQKPQVPEGYSITAIATDLAIPRQTLVLPNGDILIAEGRGGSAAKLKPKDVIASVIKAQGNTKVKGGNRLTLLRDADGDGTYELKTVFADNLNAPYGLAFADGKLYVANQDALVRFDYTDGQTKASGAPVKVTDLPAQINHHWTKSLAVSADGRQLYVGIGSNSNVTERGMEVEIDRAMVWQIDAATGAHKPYATGLRNPTALTIQPDSGQLWTVVNERDELGPDLVPDYLTSVKEGALYGWPYSYWGQNVDPRAQPQNPAKVAAAIKPDYSLGSHVAALGVDFSIPAMGEQFADGVFVGEHGSWNRDNPVGYKVIFVPFSNGKPSGEPIDFATGFRGDDGKTRGRPVGVTVDPKGALIIADDLANTVWRVTRKP, via the coding sequence ATGAAAACGTCCCACACACTGAGCGTATTGAGCGCCGCGCTGTTGCTGAGCGCCTGCGGCGGCGAAGGCGACAAGACCCAGGCCCGTGGCCCCGACCCCACGTTGCCGGAGCAACAAAGCAGCCTGTTGCCGAGCATGAAGATCGCCGAGCCCACCCCCTGGGGCGATCAGAAACCCCAGGTACCCGAGGGCTACAGCATCACGGCCATCGCCACCGACCTGGCCATCCCGCGCCAGACGTTGGTGCTGCCCAACGGTGACATCCTGATCGCCGAAGGACGTGGCGGCAGTGCGGCCAAGCTCAAGCCCAAGGATGTGATCGCCAGCGTGATCAAGGCTCAGGGCAACACCAAGGTAAAAGGCGGCAACCGCCTGACGCTGCTGCGCGATGCCGACGGTGACGGCACCTATGAGTTGAAGACGGTGTTCGCCGACAACCTCAACGCGCCCTACGGCCTGGCGTTTGCCGATGGCAAGCTCTACGTGGCCAACCAGGATGCGCTGGTGCGCTTCGACTACACCGATGGCCAGACCAAGGCCAGCGGCGCACCGGTGAAAGTCACCGACCTGCCGGCGCAGATCAACCATCACTGGACCAAGTCCCTGGCAGTGAGTGCCGATGGACGCCAGTTGTATGTGGGGATCGGCTCCAACAGCAACGTGACCGAACGTGGCATGGAAGTGGAAATCGACCGCGCCATGGTCTGGCAGATCGACGCCGCCACCGGCGCACACAAGCCCTATGCCACTGGCCTGCGCAACCCGACGGCGCTGACCATCCAACCCGACTCCGGGCAACTGTGGACGGTGGTCAACGAACGCGACGAACTCGGCCCCGACCTGGTGCCCGACTACCTGACGTCGGTGAAAGAAGGCGCGTTATACGGCTGGCCCTACAGCTATTGGGGCCAGAACGTCGACCCGCGCGCGCAACCGCAGAACCCGGCCAAAGTCGCCGCCGCGATCAAGCCCGACTACAGCCTGGGCTCCCACGTGGCCGCACTCGGCGTGGACTTTTCCATCCCGGCCATGGGCGAGCAATTTGCCGACGGCGTATTCGTCGGCGAGCACGGCAGCTGGAACCGCGACAACCCGGTGGGCTACAAGGTGATCTTCGTGCCGTTCAGTAATGGCAAGCCATCGGGTGAGCCGATTGATTTCGCCACCGGCTTTCGCGGTGACGACGGCAAGACCCGTGGGCGCCCGGTGGGGGTGACGGTGGACCCGAAAGGCGCGCTGATCATCGCCGACGACCTGGCCAATACCGTGTGGCGGGTGACGCGCAAGCCATAG
- a CDS encoding LysR substrate-binding domain-containing protein, with amino-acid sequence MNTLGKTLPPLASLLPFEAAARLGSFSKAADELHITQAAISRQIRGLEDNLGVKLFSRRNRAVFLTQEGRELGRVVGEALRSISESATSLRGSPHSHRVVLLCQLCEAFYWLMPRLSTFHQQYPHIEIQVVTSTRPLTEFTSHFDVALQSTGRASGSHPLMFTAADEVFPVCSPGYLDSKLPLSLAGLQSRTLLHHSSHPPHLMEWDSWLQVFGQALSGEVRGATFDSYPLMLQAAVEGHGIAMGWRRTASRLIDSGALVRPCVESVHLPQALSIYRQQGEGSRAEVVALLDWLEAQLQDEG; translated from the coding sequence ATGAATACACTTGGCAAGACCCTGCCGCCCCTGGCCAGCCTGTTGCCGTTTGAAGCGGCGGCACGCCTGGGCAGTTTCTCCAAGGCGGCCGATGAGCTGCACATCACCCAGGCTGCCATCAGCCGCCAGATTCGCGGGCTGGAAGACAACCTGGGGGTGAAGCTGTTCAGTCGGCGCAACCGGGCGGTGTTCCTCACCCAAGAGGGGCGGGAACTGGGCCGGGTGGTCGGCGAAGCGCTGCGCAGCATCAGTGAGAGTGCCACCAGCCTGCGGGGGTCACCCCACAGTCATCGCGTGGTGTTGCTGTGTCAGTTGTGCGAAGCGTTTTATTGGCTGATGCCGCGCTTGTCGACGTTCCACCAGCAATACCCGCACATCGAAATCCAGGTGGTGACCTCCACCCGCCCCCTGACGGAGTTCACCAGTCACTTCGACGTGGCCTTGCAAAGTACCGGGCGCGCGAGTGGCAGCCATCCGCTGATGTTCACCGCCGCCGACGAAGTGTTCCCGGTGTGCAGCCCCGGCTATCTGGACAGCAAACTACCGCTGTCGCTCGCCGGGTTGCAGTCGCGCACCTTGTTGCACCACAGCTCCCATCCTCCGCACTTGATGGAGTGGGACAGCTGGTTGCAGGTGTTCGGCCAGGCCTTGAGCGGGGAGGTGCGCGGTGCGACCTTCGATAGCTACCCGCTGATGTTGCAGGCGGCGGTGGAAGGGCATGGGATCGCCATGGGCTGGCGGCGTACGGCGAGCCGGTTGATTGACAGCGGGGCGCTGGTAAGGCCCTGTGTCGAGAGTGTGCATTTGCCCCAGGCGCTATCGATTTACCGGCAGCAGGGAGAGGGCAGCCGGGCCGAGGTCGTGGCGTTGCTCGACTGGCTGGAGGCGCAATTGCAGGATGAAGGCTGA
- a CDS encoding DMT family transporter: MNAAQTSIAVGVLLAVVATLGWALNFIAPYVTGDYSLYDLMAVRFLIAGTLGVMGVILCRAQLHLLGPGQGCLAAALGALGCLGYGVCIAAGVMFGGPVMTPAFIGTVPVLLALVGNASTRTVPWRRLATPLSCLTVGLLLSNISSFHQPSLDTSAWWAGLFFSLSAVALWLWFSVINQRQLTHLAAQATGLWTALMMVGSGVATLCLLPFIHGLGMFKLPMLGFGLSQAGPLYAWSLVIAVMSTMVGAWAWNAATRRLPMVLSGQLIALESLFATLLGLGFHGRWPTLMEAVGLVAVLIGVAMAIRIILTSPQATAKPGMTMTGDHSR; encoded by the coding sequence ATGAACGCTGCACAGACCTCCATTGCCGTCGGCGTGCTGCTCGCGGTTGTTGCGACATTGGGCTGGGCGTTGAACTTCATCGCGCCTTACGTCACCGGCGACTACAGCCTCTATGACTTGATGGCTGTGCGATTTCTGATCGCCGGCACATTGGGTGTCATGGGGGTGATCCTATGCCGGGCACAGTTGCACTTGCTCGGGCCCGGCCAGGGATGCCTCGCCGCAGCACTCGGGGCGTTGGGGTGCCTGGGCTACGGCGTGTGCATCGCCGCCGGCGTGATGTTCGGCGGGCCGGTCATGACCCCGGCGTTTATCGGCACGGTGCCGGTGTTGTTGGCCCTGGTGGGTAACGCCAGCACGAGGACAGTCCCGTGGCGCCGCCTGGCAACCCCTTTGTCATGCCTGACAGTGGGCCTCTTGCTGTCGAACATCAGCAGCTTTCATCAACCTTCATTGGACACAAGCGCCTGGTGGGCAGGGCTGTTTTTTTCCCTGAGTGCAGTTGCTCTCTGGTTGTGGTTCAGCGTGATCAACCAAAGGCAACTGACACACCTTGCGGCGCAGGCAACCGGTCTCTGGACCGCACTCATGATGGTGGGCAGCGGTGTCGCCACCCTGTGCCTGCTACCGTTCATCCATGGGCTTGGCATGTTCAAGCTGCCGATGCTCGGCTTCGGCCTTTCCCAGGCTGGCCCGCTCTATGCCTGGAGCCTGGTGATCGCGGTGATGTCCACCATGGTCGGCGCCTGGGCCTGGAACGCCGCGACCCGACGCCTGCCGATGGTACTGAGCGGCCAATTGATCGCCCTCGAATCCCTCTTCGCCACCCTGCTCGGCCTGGGGTTTCACGGGCGCTGGCCCACACTCATGGAAGCCGTGGGACTGGTTGCGGTGCTGATCGGCGTGGCCATGGCGATTCGAATCATATTGACGAGCCCACAGGCGACGGCCAAGCCTGGGATGACCATGACCGGCGATCATAGCCGTTGA
- a CDS encoding helix-turn-helix domain-containing GNAT family N-acetyltransferase, which yields MSTPLLVERAGIVRGFNRFYTHQIGVLQEHLLHSDYSLTEIRVMYELSSRGDLTSADLCQMLSLDAGYLSRLTSGFEKNGLIQKVRCATDARAVQLHLTDLGRAVLAPLEQQTQDEVIALLESLPEPRQQQLTDAMQRIQALLQDRPSSYLLRDPRPGDMGLVVQQQAALYAREYHWNWEFEALVAEIVAKYLREFDPARERCWIAEKEGEVVGSVFVVRHDDTTAKLRMLYVDASARGLGIGQRLVDECLRFARDVGYTRMMLWTMSALTDARKLYQKAGFELVEEEPTLSFGKQLVSQTWARAL from the coding sequence ATGTCCACTCCCCTGCTTGTGGAACGCGCCGGCATCGTGCGCGGCTTCAATCGCTTCTACACCCACCAGATCGGCGTGCTGCAGGAACACCTGTTGCACAGCGACTATTCCCTGACTGAAATTCGGGTGATGTACGAGCTGTCCTCCCGTGGCGACCTCACCAGCGCCGACCTCTGCCAGATGCTCAGCCTCGACGCGGGTTACCTGAGCCGCCTGACCAGTGGTTTCGAGAAAAACGGCCTGATCCAGAAAGTCCGCTGCGCCACCGATGCGCGCGCGGTGCAATTGCACCTCACCGATCTCGGCCGCGCGGTCCTGGCGCCCCTGGAACAGCAGACCCAGGATGAAGTCATCGCCCTGCTCGAGAGCCTGCCCGAACCCCGGCAGCAGCAATTGACCGACGCCATGCAACGTATCCAGGCCCTGCTGCAAGACCGCCCGTCGAGCTACCTGCTGCGTGATCCACGGCCAGGGGATATGGGCCTGGTGGTGCAGCAGCAAGCGGCGCTGTATGCCCGCGAATACCACTGGAACTGGGAGTTTGAAGCGCTGGTGGCGGAGATCGTCGCCAAGTACCTGCGCGAGTTCGACCCGGCGCGGGAGCGCTGCTGGATCGCGGAGAAGGAGGGCGAGGTGGTCGGCTCGGTGTTCGTCGTGCGCCATGACGATACAACCGCCAAGCTGCGCATGCTCTACGTGGATGCGAGTGCGCGGGGCCTGGGCATCGGCCAGCGCCTGGTGGACGAATGCCTGCGCTTTGCCCGCGATGTCGGCTACACCCGCATGATGTTGTGGACCATGAGCGCCTTGACCGATGCGCGCAAGCTCTACCAGAAAGCCGGTTTCGAGTTGGTGGAAGAGGAGCCCACCTTGAGTTTCGGCAAGCAACTGGTCAGCCAGACCTGGGCGCGCGCGTTGTAG